The Rhodamnia argentea isolate NSW1041297 chromosome 10, ASM2092103v1, whole genome shotgun sequence sequence GATATTGATGAGTGCCCAGAAACAACGCAGCACATTCGCTACACACCTACCTTTCATTTCTACCGTGACGGAGAAAGGGTGGACGAGATGTTCGGTGCCGGAGAAGAGCGACTCCATGATCGCTTGTGGCTGCATTCCTGAATGTCAAACTTGTTATGAATGTCTAGTGGCAGAATTCTTTCGTAGTCATGCTTCTTATAAAACATATATGTAGTGCAGCAGATTATAACGTGTATTTGCTGTGATTGCTGATTCTTAAGAATGGCAAAGATTAGCTTTCAGCTCATGTATTTACGATATGTTAACCAGAATTAGTTGCATTGCCTTGCCGGCACCTGCTAAATGCAAGAATATGTAGGATCATGTTGGCATATTTTCTTAATCACAACCTACAATAGACATTCTGATCAGTAATTTCGACGTAGGCAATATTTGTGCCCACATGTTTCTTTGGTTGACATGCTTTGACCTTGATGGAAGGCATTTGCTTCATCCTGAAAACTTATTCTTGTTGCTTATATATTACATATGTATTTCCAATCGCGAATTCTTCACTGTAAATTGGAGTGGTCGTTTGCAGTTGTGAAGACCGTGAAAAACAGATGGTTTCACTCTTGGTCATGTGGCATCGATGCTTCTACTTGCCCCAACTGATGAGTATTGTTTCACTTGAGCACATCTCGCGTCTTTCTTTACATGATTAAGAACCGATATACGTCTAAATCATTTATTGACCTTATCAATGAACGGTGATGgaagaaaattgcaaattatTGAAAGCCTTCTGTAAGTAACCTATTCAGGACCCGATGATTATTTTCTACCATTTTGTGCAATGTGCATCAACATTCAGCCGAACAATGTGAGCTCTGCATCGGTTTATTCTGCCCTCTGTCTATCAGCATTCTGTTTTGCCATAGGAAGaacacaaaagaaaagcagaacACATGGATTTTGTAGAAACAACTTCTCACTCCTTGCATTCTGtccatctccgaatttgatacAATATCTATGATTGAAAACATCCTAGAAAGAGGTATAATGTAACATTAGTAGCTGAGGCCAAGTTGAAGTCCAAGGGCTGCATGAAGGAGAAACAGAGTCATGATCCCACTGCCCAGGATCCCGTGGACATTTCTTAATCCCGGATTACCCTGCATATCGCGACACGGATGCGAATGATCAGAGTAAATACTAATTCGAGAGACTCAAGACAAACATCGGAATCTTATCTAACAATTAACCAGAATGTGGACCGGCATTCAATTCGTTACCTCAAACAAGGAAGGTAAAATTGTCTGTACTGTCAAAAGAGTTAGGCCTATGAACCCCGTGACAGCATGAGGACTGTAAACGGCAACCTCGCGGTCAGTGAAAATAAGGAGGGAGTGAAAATAGAGAGCAAGAATAAGTGTAAGTCAACAACGCCGAGATAACAACTTAGAGACTGAAGAACTTTTCTGTAGCAGAAGTTGAACGCATGATTTAAATTGTGAGAGCACCTCTTGAATATAGGTTTGTCCGAGGTGAGTAGCGACGTTATACCGCCGGTTGCACcaagagcaaagaagaaaaacattcCACCGAGAAGCTTGGGGTGCAAGTCTTTCGCCTTGGCCTTCTCTTCCTGAGATAAACGGTATGTGATTGGCAGCTCAAATACTCGAGGCAGCCATGGATTTCAGTAGACAAGCAAAGCAAGTCTTGCTAGAGTCTTACCACATCGTCAGAATACTTAATACGAAAACCAAGATATGTTCCGTACCCTCCCATTGCAAAGAGCACGACAGCCTAAAATGTTACGAAAGAATCATTTCAGAATCACCAAATGAGCATCTTCCGGACAGAGAGCAAAGATCGGAGAAACCTTGAGTCCAGGATACGAAAACAATTCCTCCCCACTAAAAAGAGTGATTAAGAGTGGGTTGACGGTTCGATAGTGTCGAGAAGGTATTAGCCACCAGACCTAAGAGAAAGGATGAACTTTTACCATGTTGCCAGGGTGACCCCAATGCACAAGCCAATCAGGGAGACTCCAGGATTTAACAAGCTCAACGAAAGGCCCAAACAAAGTTCTCACTGTCCCAGCTGTTATGAATCGTAGCCAGGTAAGCGATACATGCATGGCATTGGATGGAAAACAGCAAAACTAAATGTGATGCAGCTCGATGCATTGCGACCGACCTCATCATACGGAGAGCAATTCAGACCTGTTCGATAAGTAGTTGAAAGAGAAATATATAATGCATTGTTTAAAGCACAGTTGAGAGTCCTACATCATGGTAGATGGGATGGAGAGGACGCGCGGCAACTAATAAAATCAAGCAAAGTCCACAAAGCAAGAGAAGGAACACAATCTCCTACTTGATGTAGTGCATTTCGTTTGAATGTCCACTGTTCAAGCAACCAAAACGCTCCcctcgcagagagagagagggagggagcgaGACGAATTACCTCCAGGAAGCGCGGCGAGGAAGATGAGGGGAAGAGGGGAGAAAGAGCAGATGAGAGTCTCGCTGGGCCGGTCCGCCGTTTCGTCCATGTCTGAGTCGGCGTCAGCGATGGTTTCGCGAACCTCGTCCTCGGAAGCCAAGGACGTGCCGGGGAGGAGAGCTCTCTGGGCCTTAGTTCTGAATGTAGCGCAAGCCGAGAACGAAGGAGTTGATAGCAGCAGTCGGACATTGACGGGATGCGACAAGGATAGATAGCGCAGAGGAAGGAGATGTGGCGGGGTGCTGGAGCAGTAGCGAAGAAGACCAGCAGCAGAATTCACCATCGCCATTGCCAAAAGCGCAACACAACACAACCAAGCGCAggctctctctgtttctctcagAGAACCCCGAGAGAGTTTGAGCTCAATAGAGATGGCGTGGGAAAGGTGAGGAAAGGGACACGCTTGTGATGCGAGCATATGCCGCTTCATAAGCACACGCTCCTCCCTACCAACCCAATGCCTTTTGGAGTATCTCTCTACAGTTCCTTTTTCACGCAATGGTGAGGCCACGATTTAAGAGTTTGCATCGCTAAAATGTTAtcactcgttttttttttttcctttttccgacCATATGAGTGCCATTATTTTATGTACAAGACCCACTTGAgcgtcataacttttttttttttcgctcacttgagtgaTATATAAATTtacaatcgatcacttaagtgtcataactttataAAAAAGTTCCCAATAGGTATTATGTCAAAtcgagcttttgaaatttgggtgaatatttttgtaaaaattacgGCATTCAAGCGATCAATCGAAAATTATGATACTAAAATAAACATTTTTAACTCAaagatgtaaaaagaaaaatttatggcACTACGAAAGTGACAACACAGTTGGAATATGTGAAAAATAAAAGGTCCCAATTGACCTTTCATgttccattttaattttttgcgaaaaataaacaattcgaaaaccattttttttataaaattatttgaaaaataaaggcCCCAGTTGGAATATGTTTTCGGCTATTCCTCGGTAGCGTTACTATGTAGcttaattttcaaaagtcgtgCCGTGATCCGCATGATCACAAGCCAGAATCACACCTTCTGAAGAACGCTTGTAGTTGAAGTTTCCAAATTGGCAATCCGAGGAAACTCCCCAGATTGCGGGAGCTAAGAAGGGAAAAGCTCCCTCAAACCATGTAAGCTTTTTtgttcatgcaatacaaatgcATGCTCGACGTTCTTTCCTCTGGAATTTGCTACATTTCTATATCTGCCACTACACTCTGTTTTCacctcttttcctttcctctttgAAATTTGACCCCGGATTATTGCagtgaattgaaaattttcactgCTATAAAAAGATCCCACACGTACAAGCTCCCACTCAAAATCTCCTTGTCCAGCCTGCGTGTGACGGACTGTACATGCTTAAGCGGTCAATTGCTTTGCTGACCAGAAACGCGGGCCTATGTTCTACTTCCTCTTCTTAATTTCACCGTCTCCCAAAGAATTTGTGTGCCCATTTCGTTATTGGAAAATGCAGTCGATTACTGGCCATAGACTCACAGATGCCTCCGCCTCCATCCTCGTGTCTCAGACAGTTGATATTCACCTAGAGCATGACATGCTCTGCATCACTAGCCAGGTCCTCAGGCTCTGCATCACTATCCAGGTCCTCATCCTGTGCAGAGAAGAGGCTACGTGAATCCAAACTGCGATATGATCCTTCACGTcttgtcttcttcatcaatACAGGCACCTTGACCATTTTCTCCCACTGTGCAAGAATGTTTCAACTGTCATCCATCAGCAACCTTTCAACCGCCCCGCAGGTCTGCATGGACAGGGGCAGTAGGAGAAATACAGTAAGAATAAGAACCAGCTATAGAGATGTGATGAGGATGCAGAGTACATGGTGAGTATATCCTGACACGAGGCTTTGCACAGTTGTCATATGCAAGATTCTCTTGCTCTGAGAGAAGGTCATGTTAAAAGGGTCCTATTGACAACATATTTTATTTagaacaattcaatttttaaagaaatgatTTTGTATCACAAGTGCATTGGAAACTGCAAAGTTTCCTTAAATTGATTGTGGACACTACTTATCGAAATTCGTGTTATTAATGTGTGTAAATGAATGCTTCTTCTAGATAGACGATCCTACCTCTCCGTGGGGCTAATATCCCAAGGAGAATCACAACCAATACGAGCTAGTAGGGTTCCTATGAAGTAGATTCAGAAGCAGGTTATGCATGCTAGATGCTAAATCCTTGTGCAAGGCGTTTTGACGGATATACTCACTATACCACAGAAGTGGGTATGCGTACAGATATGAAGCACGACTGCCAGCCTCGACCATATCATCTATCGACCCGAAGGACATTGTTACATATTGTACCCCGTGTAACTGACTCCTTTTGGGGATCAATCCTCCACTCGCCATCAACTATGAATTTTATCTGCTACAAAACAGTAAAGTTATAAGAATGGCATGAATGATTTATCTCCTGGCAGCAGAAAAATGGACACAGATGGAACTTGTTCCATGCCTCATATGTCCCAGGGTAAAGCCACAGCATTGTCGACCAATATCTAGATTTCCTGCAAGAAACAAGAAACCACAAACAGATCCACGGTTCAATTGAAAAAGAGGGAGATTAATTGGATCAGATCCGAGATTGAGATTGCCATATCACATACACCATCGAATTTCAAAGGCAGGCAAGAAATTGACAGTAAAAGTCGTGCGCTCTTATTGCATGTAGACATATAGCTAGTTGAGTTGTCTATTAGCTATATATTACCTCATAATAAAAGCAAGCAAACGGTTTGCAAAAGCCGCATCAATATGCAGAGCATTAAGGAGTCTGAACTACCACCTTTTGCGACCTACTACTTTGACAAATCATCTAGCAGCCTCGACTCTACCGACTTTCCGCCATTACAGGAAATAAGTGAAATAGAGGTAATGCTCCCCAACTCTGGTGTGTATTTGCAGGTTTACACACAATAGGGAAAAACCATAAGGGACAAATAGCACTAAAACAGCGGAAACTTGTCTGCATAAATGATTGCCGATTAAATAGATATTAACAACTCTTAAGAATTTTCAAAAGTCCGGTCCCAAGAAGTCAAAACTGCTCTTGAGATGTTCCAGAACAAGCGTTTAAACATTTAGGTCAAATTAATATGAAGGTTGCAATTTATTGcctttaagaaaaatgaaattttgagcTTAGTCTAGAAAGAACAAAACCTATGTGGAAAAAACATGTTCCATTTGTTTGCAAAAGCCGCATCAATATGCAGAGCATTAAGGAGTTTGAACAACTACCTTCTTTTGCGACCTACTACTTTGACGAATCATCTAGCTGCCTCGACTCTACCAACTTTCCCCCATTACAGGGAATAAGTGAAATAGAGGTAATGCTCCCCAATTCTTGGGTATTTGCAGGTTTACACACAATAGGGAAAAACCATCAGGGACAAATAGCACTAAAACAGAGGAAACTTGTCTGCATAAATGATTGCcgattaaataaatattaacttttaagtattttcaaaagTTCTACGGTCCTAAGAAGTCAAAACTGCTCTTGAGATGTTCCAGCACTAGCGTTTAAACATTTACATCAAACTTATATGAAGGTTGCAATTTATTGCCTGTAAGAAAAATGAAGGCGGCGTGAACTCTGATTCGATCCAGGTATTTTGAGCTTAGTCTAGAAAGAACAAACCTATGTGGAAAAGCATGTTCCAGGCATCAATCCAATGGAAGGAAAAATGTAAATAGTCAAAAAGGGATTGATAAATCAATTAACTGATCATTCACATAAACTACATCAGAGGAGCAAATACTAGACCTTGACCCAATAGTGTTTGTAGCAGTAGCTGATGAATGGGGATCCATTTTAATCGGGTGATGCCAACCATTGAAGCTACCAGCCACCTCCACGATATCACCATTGCCAGAATACTCTATCTGAACCTgataaaacaacaaaaatttaCTAGTGTCAACCACGTCTAAGCGGACCTGGCTACTGCTAAAGTGAGACGTATACAAGCTTCGGCTTTAATGTCCTTGGGATGACTTAACAAAAAATCGggtagtaaaacaagaaaacCAGTACATTTTGTGAACGGACATTACAACTCTCAGGTGAAGCCATTTCcatattttaagtttttataatATGATAAGGTGCTTCTTATATAAACATCATCCATGTAAATTAAACCAATATCTTAAAAGATTTCCTTGGAATAGCATTCCTAAAGCTGTTGGAGGTTGACTAAAAATGGAGGGAAAAACTCGGACAAACTTCCAGGCGCTTACAGTACATTGCCAAACATCAAAGGCTAACAAATTATCACATGGATATGTACGGTACTTCTTTAAGCCCGGAAAGGCTCTCCTCAGCAGCCTGTAGTTCTGCATCTTTTACTGAGACGATCTTTTGGGCTTTGTTGATCTCATTCTCAGCATTGGTTCGCAACATTTCCAGAGCAAGCTGAAGGTACAATGACAAGCCAAAATTTGAGTAATTGAAGCAGAGAGACAACACCATACATcaataattaggaaaaatatGTTACAAATTTAGCATTCTATGATGCATCTACAATACAGTGAACATCAACGGAAACATTGAATGGGAATGTATGCCTGAAGTACTTGAGCTGATCCCAGAAGGAGTACTCAAGATTTGGCTTTACCAGTTTGTTAGGATTATGCAAGAAAGTTGACTGTTCTCATTAAAAACTAATAGTAGATCTGTCAAAataccttttccttttcaatctgTTCCTTCAATCGAGACAATTCCAATTCCTTCTGATGCTACAGCAACAAGATCCaatcaacattttcaaatattGAG is a genomic window containing:
- the LOC115735080 gene encoding uncharacterized protein LOC115735080 — translated: MAMVNSAAGLLRYCSSTPPHLLPLRYLSLSHPVNVRLLLSTPSFSACATFRTKAQRALLPGTSLASEDEVRETIADADSDMDETADRPSETLICSFSPLPLIFLAALPGAGTVRTLFGPFVELVKSWSLPDWLVHWGHPGNMAVVLFAMGGYGTYLGFRIKYSDDVEEKAKAKDLHPKLLGGMFFFFALGATGGITSLLTSDKPIFKSPHAVTGFIGLTLLTVQTILPSLFEGNPGLRNVHGILGSGIMTLFLLHAALGLQLGLSY